From a region of the Rhodococcus sp. 4CII genome:
- a CDS encoding VOC family protein: MNQPIARLRCLRSVELRTQASVESTEFYSDVWGLRVVEQGTDGAWLRGTGEHHHALQLTQAERNGLGRITFAVATPAEVDEAARRLELRGVPIVSGPGPVDDLGGGYGVSLVDPEGRIVELLADALAVPKLGRDDAVPVGVTHVVLNTVDIDAAVQFYCDVLGMRVSDWSEHQMAFLRCNTDHHSIAFNQAEWTSVNHVAYEMPTVDHFMRGIGRLRHHGTTPLWGPGKHGPGDNTFSYFADPAGLVCEYTSGIAQVDEDRWLCKVWRRVPELSDLWGTAGPPSKQVRDHMAGVPDPGAFERFDLGRAS, encoded by the coding sequence GCGCTCCGTCGAACTGCGCACGCAGGCCAGCGTCGAATCCACCGAGTTCTACTCGGACGTGTGGGGGCTGCGCGTGGTCGAGCAGGGGACGGACGGCGCCTGGCTGCGGGGGACCGGTGAGCACCACCATGCGCTGCAGCTCACCCAGGCGGAGCGGAACGGTCTCGGCCGCATCACTTTCGCCGTCGCGACTCCCGCCGAGGTGGACGAGGCGGCCCGCCGGCTCGAACTCCGCGGCGTCCCGATCGTCAGCGGCCCTGGGCCGGTCGACGACCTCGGCGGCGGCTACGGCGTCAGCCTCGTCGATCCGGAGGGCCGCATCGTCGAACTGCTCGCCGATGCGCTCGCCGTCCCGAAACTCGGCCGCGACGACGCCGTGCCCGTCGGCGTCACGCACGTCGTCCTCAACACGGTCGACATCGACGCCGCGGTGCAGTTCTACTGCGACGTCCTGGGCATGCGGGTCTCCGACTGGTCCGAGCACCAGATGGCGTTCCTGCGCTGCAACACCGACCATCACAGCATCGCGTTCAACCAGGCCGAGTGGACGTCCGTCAATCACGTCGCCTACGAGATGCCCACGGTCGACCACTTCATGCGCGGCATCGGCCGGCTCCGCCACCACGGCACGACACCGTTGTGGGGTCCGGGCAAGCACGGCCCCGGCGACAACACCTTCTCCTACTTCGCCGACCCGGCGGGGCTGGTGTGCGAGTACACGTCCGGCATCGCGCAGGTCGACGAGGACCGGTGGCTGTGCAAGGTGTGGCGCCGGGTGCCGGAACTGTCCGACCTGTGGGGCACCGCGGGTCCGCCGTCCAAGCAGGTCCGCGACCACATGGCCGGCGTCCCCGACCCCGGCGCGTTTGAGCGGTTCGATCTCGGGCGGGCGTCGTGA